AGTGGTTAACCACTACAATGTGCTCCTGACAAAAGCATGAATGTATGTTTTGACTTAACTGACTTCTTCAGATTAGGCACCTTTGTGACTGATTAGTGAAGTTGTATTCTGCCTTCTCTTTCTCGTCTCTCTCCAGGTATCTAAGGATCATCCATCCTTCAGGAACTCACATGCTGCAGACAGTGCAAACTGCACGAATCATCTCTGTCATCACCTGGGTTTTCTCCTGGCTCCAACAGTCGTCTATGTTATCATTTTTTCAGCTCCCAGAAACCTCTGACCTTTAATCCTAGCCGCTGCGTTCACCTGTTTACTCCATCAGTCAGCCTGTTGTTCAGAATTCTCCACACCTTCTCTGCCTTCATCTTCCTCTTGGTCTTCATATCCCTGGTCTTCTTCTACTACAGCATCTCCCGCAGGGTGTTGCAGGCACAGCAGACACAGCTGGCCTCCTCTGGCACTGAGAAGCTGCTGAAGTCTCGCAGAAACATGTTGGTGCTGGTCAGCATCTTCTGTGTTTGCTTTGTCCCCTATCACCTGGTTCGTCTTccctttgtgtttctgtggagCAATGACTCCGTAGGTCCAGTATTGTTCTACCTGAAGGAGGTGACCACCATGGTGTCAGTTTTCAACATCTGCCTGGACCCTCTTGTTTACTTTTTCCTCAGTAACACTTTTTGGGACAAGGTCAGAAAGGCGAGAGCCCAACATACAACTAGAAACAAGGAGAATGAGAGCAGGAGGGACAAGCTGGACATCATTACATTAGAACCAGTGACTTCAACCAGTTAgttgtgaaaatgtacatttagaTTTCAATTTTGTTTACAAGTTGATAAAATCAGTGTCATGGACCTTTATCCTCGCAAACCACAAgtcagaaatccaaacaaaGCTAAAGTCAACACAGAAACATTTCCACTGAGACGGCATCAGTGTTTATGTTTCTAGTTTTCAGGAATGAGCCCAAAGGCTGATTTAGTATGAATGAACTGAACCATTCTGTGGTCAAATTCAAATGTTGTTCATATGGTTCTGGATCTTTGGCTCACATGATTCAATGATTTAGTTTTATACAATTTAGTATTACATTTTACGTTGCTGAGTATGTTTGCGaatttttagtttatttgcttttgtttattgttgtttattAGGTTACCTTTGTCTTCATCTATGTGTCCTTCGCTCCCTCTCTATCTGTGTGTCTTCTTTGCCCTCCAGCTCCTAGTCGTGTCctatctttctgtctctctcttttgttACCATGCTTctcctccttgtgtttctttccTCTTCTCCCCTCTATGTCATGTGAATCCATGTCTATTTCTTCAACGAACCCAGTGTCAAGCTGTGTGTCTTAGTCTCATGctcagtgtgtttcctgttttattttgcaccCTGTGTTCAGTgggttcagttttgcttccctctgTCTCAAGTCTACTGCTTGTGTTCCCTATCTGTTTCCATTTCCCTCCCTTCCCCGAATTTAAATGTAAAGAGGAACTTTTATCCCGTTCAGCAGTAATTTGTACAGTTCATaatgaaaattaaagaaaagacaATGACTGAATTATTTTGCTTATgaataaataacaacaacatttatATAACCCATTTTCCTACTTTagagtttttccacaaatatgTCAAAGTTGTGTTATGTAATGTAAAAATAAGCGTGTGCTTCACGTTTTTGGCTTAATTAAAGACAAATGTTTTGAGGTTGGTGTGGTCAAGTCAAGTCGAGTTTTATTGTCAATATTTACTCAAGTATGCAGTGGGACAAAATATTGTCCTCCTGGATCAAAGGTGCAAACTGTAAAACTAaaattgaaaaattaaaaattaaattatacatATTTATAACTATACAGAGCACAGAATAGATAAACTAAATATAAGTACAAAAGCATTGTACTTGAACAGAGATAAGTAAGAATAGAAAAGAGAATAAATACATTAGTACATAGAATAAGTACAATACACATGCAGAGTCGAACAGTGCAGTACAGAATAGTGCAAGATAGTGGTGTGGGCAAATCTGACTGATGAGTCACTTAATTTGGGACTGTGAGGTGCACTCACAACCTGCTGAtgtcacacaaaataaaaaattgtcaTTCAACTAAAAATCAAATATTCGCCAGAATATGGTTTGTAAGACTTATTGGTTGGTGTGGTTCCAGGGGTCCCGGGTGGGAACTGTACTGTCAGTACCCTACATCCTGCACCTTTTTCACTTCTATGGTCTCTCTCCTGTCCCAGTGATTATATGGTGTCTGGCCGTTGGTGGTTCTCAGTGGTGCAGCCAAGGCCAATGTGCCGACCTTGGCATTTTATTGGATTGCTGTGGCAGGGTGGGTAGATGCAACCATGCAATGACTTTTTGTTAATCTCACGTGTCATGTGTCTTTCCCAGCAAGTTGGAAAGAGCTACCCCGTCCCTGCACTGATATTGTCATGGTTGGTGAGGAAAAACAGGACTCGTATGCAGGACTCCTTTGAAGAAGACAgtggatttatttacagtgaggcAAAGGTGCAATAGTTCCTCCTGGGAAGGTTCCCCACCCCCTGGAGGGGCCCAACTAAGCCACTGGCACCAGGCCCTGCCAAGCAGCCACAGAGAATGAGCCGGTACATACTTGAGCACCCAGCCCCGGACACTGAGatccaccaatgcaccaacggCTAAGGGCATCAGCCAACGGCAGCGAGTATGGTTGCAGTAGATAGGCCTCCATCGTTTTCAATTGAAGAAAATTTTTCTCACTTAGAATGAGTCTGCCTCTAActctatggtagctgggataggctgtAGTTTCCTTCGCAACCCTTACAGGgagaagcagaagaggaggcaTGTTGTTTTTGACAATAGACATTCTCGGTGTTGACAGCTGTTAAGTTGGTTCAATTCAAGCAAAAGACACCAATCATTCCTTTTAGTCAAAGTTGAAGAGTTTGGTTTTAATGATATTGGGTGTAAAGCTGGACCAATGATGACAGAGAAAACTTTTAGTCATAAAAATTAGGAAAAGCTTGATAAAATCCTCTCTTCATCCATTTCTTctgggaaaaataaatatacaaaatacaatacaataaaactaaatacaagAGATTGTAATTCTGCTGGGATTTTGGGtgagctgtggctcaggagttAGGGTGGATCATCTACCAATCACCTCAGTGTCAGTGGTTTGATCCTTAGGTATTTCAGCCTGCATGTTGAAGTTTCagattttcaaatgaaaatcaGTCAATGGTAATAAAGTAACTGAGTCAAAGTTCAAAGAATAAGTGTAGCAAACACATATCTATCTGGGAAATAACTTGTGACAGTTTAACAGtgaaaagaaacaggaaatacgTCAGTGGGGAGAGCAACAATGTGGTCACTGTACATTTCCTGATCTACAGTGATACCATCACACCGTGAGAACGACTAAAGCAACTTTTCCTTCTCACAAAAAGCTACAAAATCAGAGGTGAGTCATGTTCATTTTTGATCCTCAAATCTTTTGTACTTCTCGTGATACAACAGACACtgaataaaaccacttttaacCAGTCTTGactgaaaagacaaaatattAAGGTGGATTCTGTGAGTGAACATTAAGTTAATCTGAATACATGCTGACAGATGTCTTACTGGCTGAGGCCCATGGTGTCCTGGCGTCAGGTGAACTGATGAAGAACCTTATGCTCAAACATGAcgatatatttatatttgaaaataaactgtgattagcacatcattatattcAGAAAATATTCTCAGGCATCAAATACCTTTTTCTAAGCATTATATTCAGCAGCAAGACTGTACGGTGCATTACATAGAAAACATCATtagacaactgttgttgtgaatttaatttaattgaactAAAGAAAACACTCAGTAGGTTCATCAAAATTGCTGTCTACATAGTTTTTCAAAGCATACAACCTGTTTATCGCAACTAATCAGCAAGCTATGTGTGACTTTTCTGTGCACCAATGTCAGTGATAGCAAACAGGAAATGCATCAGAGTTTACGGTAGCGCTGCAGTCACAGTGTGTTTTCTGATTTACAATGATACCATGAAACCACAAAGACATAACGACTAAAGACGCTTTTCATGCTCTCAGAAAAGTACAGAGAGATACTTCAAATACAGGTGAGTCCAGCTGGTTTCTCAGATTTACAGAAAAACACGCAAACCGACCATGTGTGTTGTAACACATCCCGCATGATGTTACTCAGCAATCAAATAATTTTATTCAGAGCAACTGTGAAAGGAGACAAGATGTAGAAGTCCAAATTATTAATTCAGAAAAGTAGGGAGAAATAAAGAGTTAAAGATTAGATTGTTTGCAATGTGGTGAATAGTgaatagtgaaggaggacagcATGCAGGGGTTAAcaccgcacagcaagaaggttctgggttcaaatccagtcTCGGGTCATTCTGTATATAGCAAGGGTAGGCAATCTTTCTGATgacgagtgccatttaaaatttcctcagaagtcaatgtgccatgTGACTGCATTAGACATAAATTTAATAatgctctatattaacagttacacactatatagaacgactttatagaattatatttgtttgcagatgttggcagctatcatcaaatagttatcagctattttgaaacaaaaaaaagacttgttttatccataacagcaaattaactgtacaacagaaaacgCAAATGCTATTTATTGTCTCCTCACTACAGtgataagaaaaagaaactagGCCAATATGACATGTTTGCtaatacacatgttaatgtgatctctggtctcccactcagagacacaggtctcagagtgtccagcattcagacggctacctgaggacactcatcacttgaatctggtagttggggttgttagctaagataccaTCATTAGGAAGCGGCACAGCTGTCTATGCAagctaatttgcgatgtgcacAGCTGGCacggccatttattttttaatgcaccttctcagattaattcactgcgtgtcgtgcccagggctggactgggacagaaaaatcggcccgggcattttgactagagaccagcccaccaggtattaaagccataaagcctttgaaggaAAACAgatgctgttgtgacagtgatgtacactgtcttgttgttatatgtatgatttctatacattttatgtcagataaaaactttgttcgcaagattcagataattatttattaaaagctagatattttaaatgataataagaaagaaaagtacttCTTTGTGCctccctttccctgttaatgccctacctggccccctggcaaacctttgctagacccgcccctgcacagttactagctgtcagctacattaaaaaaaaaaaggatcctggtgttattggtctctcagaaacagttcataacttcccttcaactcatccatgtgacctaaaaggtaaacctgtttctccatcacctgttcagctctgatgattcagtaaggacatctcctggtttcattttcatgtttccctctcaccagataaccaaaccgatatcatgaccagcagctttacagctgtggctccagcaaacatcagctgatactagaaattaataaattctaacaacagctgatcaagcttaaacttgctgctgttgtttagcgcgacatccggcggtttcctctttctggcacaaagtgggcgataaacaaacaagagagaaaagccgatcagctgattatTGATCaatttcgtgattgaagtagcaaaaggagagggagaggagagaatgagagaagaggcagctgtgcagtgtAACGaaagaataactccagctttgtgtcttttttcattctagctgaagtccgggaaaaactgtgttccttttcagctcaacacgaaacacgtaatattttctctgaatgtgagacgattccgtctttttacgggacggttggaaaatctactaactaaccttatgagtaaaataaagttcaacatgagtaacatcatagcacccacccagctgtatataaactccatcatgctagctagcacacagtacgagttattgtaactgactgtaaaaagtcagcataacgaaaataaactccacctaaacttggtttatatctgacccagaagCTCAGGTGCAGAAACTGATCAGTGCGTAAGATAACCAAATCGATACCTAAGACGGAAACACCTTGAATGGGTTACTTAAACATCACTGGGTTAAATGTCAATTTGATGCACCAACAAAAAATGTATAGTTCAGGTAACCTGCATGCCTTTGCACTTTAAAGAGACTGGAGCACCTAAAGGATGCATGAAAACATAGACTGATTCACAGATTAGGCTTTTGTACAGAAATCTACAGTACCTGCACATTTGAATATGTTTAATTGCTTCACTCAACAGCCTGACGTCAGATGAATGACTCTGACAATCTAATTTTTCCTGCAGATTGAATGTCCCTTCTGTGCAAATTGGTACCATAGAGTGTTCATGGATTTCCCCTGTAGAGAAGGCAACTGCAAATGTTGTGCATGCCAAATAAACATGATAAAAAGAGATgcctgttgtctttgcttaatGATTGTTTTTAGTGTTGACAATCCAATTGCTGCCATTGCACCtttcaacatgtttgtgggtaGATTTGGATGTACCAGGGGTAAGTGCAGCCACTCAGCCTCTACTCAATGTGATCaatgtgtgtttgagataacctcacaagtgtcacagatgacacatttggtgtttatttgctggtttgtcggtagcagctcctgaaactcaagtctgccacacatctgttcgaccaaaTCCAGTTAATCATGGACCTTCCATGTGTATGGACACGTGcaggtatatatgtatgtatatgtatacatatgtatatttagtgtgtacatgtgtgtgtgtacatgtctataaaTAGGAATAGTAGTGGTACAATAGCTATATCAAGCGATATAGTTTATGTCTTCCATATTTCCAACCATATCCATAATCACATACTGTGTATGCTAccattgtatatagtgtattatcttacttttttcattgattgtacttatttgtattttctttgtatttccttctgatatctgtacctgagctgaggtGATGCAAAAATTTCCCCgtcgtgggatcaataaagtctcatcttatcttatcttatcttatcttatcttaatctGGAACACCgtcggctgcctcgggtctctcctcctgcctcccgtTTCTGTCATGCACCCGCTgacctccaccacttgctaatgttactgaatctgtggaagctacaccatagccaccaccaaacaactgagttatttttacacactgatcagcatctggccaatccaccacctttcattgtttataccattacaaaaaaaaaatcatcaggcCACtgagcaaatgcccggtatgcccgatggccagtccagctatggtcgtgccatcagttaaccctttgCGTGCCAACTTCGGCATGCGTGCctaaggttgccgacccctggtataTAGTAAGCATGATCTCCCGGTGTCTGTGCTGGTTACTCTGGCTTCCTAGCTATAATCCAAAGAAATGCACGAGGTTAGTTTAATCAGTGATTTTAAATTCAGTGTGACAATAAATTGTTGTTTATCTCCAGTGAGCTTCTATCTCATATGTGAAAAAAACTGTATAATGGTCAGGACATATGATCAtgagcagtgatgggaataaggGCGTTacaagcagtgttggtcaagttacttgaaaaaagtaatcaataactaattactgattacttccccaaaaaagtaatcccgttactttactgattacttattttcaaaagtaattaattacttacttactaagttacttagttactttttaaaaacacgatttacaccctgaataggtgataaagcgatagatctttcagcccaattctactttttctgcataatccatcatacaaaatgtaatcaaatggaaaagtctctttttaaaacttgttttattagttttaatcttttaactttatgcatcaaggaaaaattaaattatatgcaacattctctgactggaagaaatttgtttaacatttaaacctattttctgcacattccagcatataaaataaaatattttttttttgtgtttacactcactctttcaaatagatgcaagtgaaacacagcagaaaataaataaagtcaaacactagcggtcctgttgctctattttcacctgtaaagcaggagtggggcaggcggaggtttgccctggtgcaggtgtgccgcagcggtcagttgaagaatccgcgagtttctctctgagtttcacattacgtcgtagtgcactcggtgcttgctcggaagtttagggggttttagctgtaaaaagaagttttcttcccacgcacaacggacactaatgtttttgtcactttttatggaatcaaactcaaagtaaggtcagtacttccacactttaaacgctgcacgctcatactctctcccgaactcgatatattatccattgttgatctgcagacagctgttgtcacgaacgtcgcactcgcttacgtcactgtcatgagacattctcgcaaaaaactcacggttttagtaacacaGTAACGCAGcattcctacgggaaagtaacggtaatctaattaccgtttttgcaatagtaatcccttacattactcctTACCTGAAAAAAGTattcggattacagtaacgcgttacttgtaatgttacttgtaacgcgttactgcccatctctggttacaagtaacggcattacttttttcagtaacgagtaatctaactaattactattcctatcattacaacgccgttaccgttactaacaagaaaatgcggtgtgGTCGCGCAActgtttttcaacaaacagacggttgaagctgtgttcagcttactgcACCTTATATCAATTGCACTGAAGTAGCTGTAAAttatctgggcgctacagctttaaggaGCTGtggcgctcccgcggacggtaatcacgatcactttttggtacaacacctggagctaagggggcaaggtgatatataccagtttataaattgtgttgataggccatgtaaaaccagagtcatgataaacaatatatacgcgtgtttttcctcaatagttccGTCacatttactgtctaaggacagcgctagcaagcactctctgcttatgagcaaataataaaaaaaataaaaacaaaaaaaagcccattcatgttggtggaaaaatgcaccacttagaccaatcaaaaaatgatatggcgacatgacatttggttgtttaggaaaagggggaagttttagggagagagagagagagagagaaagagagagcagttttgagatgtgagagatttgtgacgtttagcatgtttggagtgtgtagttaatgtgttgtcttgtgtagttagtgtgtagtgttgtggatagttttgtgttgtgtgtcagaacaatgaggcgactgctgtctccaggtagagaaaggagtgatacacctgctgctgtcagacctgcaggtatcaggctgtgatgttctcctttgtagtggacagaaattattttttggagtggcacaaataatttgtgtggcatcttattgaatgcagagcagctgattgttctgtaaatagtttgaaatggttattttaaaaaagggtaaaaggtaaatggctgcaaataactttattgtttgcaaaacttgtgcataggattttaaaattgacaatttatttttgcatttaaatttttgaaatatgattcattaaacatgtttgtggttgttacagtaaaattgTAACTTTTTCTAcattgattttttgttttttgtctgattttagatcaattgtgttaatacagtatgtcaaaatgaaaacataactgtaaattcaggcacgtgaggttgtgctgaaaagaatgataccaaacaaggcaaagtaaatagtttttaaaggtgaaatgtggagggaaaatcaaaagtagttaaaaatggccaattacaccctggaccccagagggttaaagtttttttaaaagtaacacaatagttacttttcaagtaattaattacttttagaatatcgtaactcagttactaactcagttacttttttgaagaagtaactagtaattataattaattacttgccCAACGCCGATCATGAGTGACTCCAAGTTTTCTTACAGTGTTACTGGGGGTCAAAATTACTGTCTCAAAGACACATGTAGTTGATCTCAACACAATATTTAAAATTGGTTTGACTTTGATTTATCTCGAACTAAGGGACCATGAAGGTGGATCCTTTCAAAGATTAAACTAGCAATTATATACAGTTTCTTGCAAAGAGGTAGATCTCTGAAGTAGGTTTATTTTTCAGATCTGGAAACATGGTTGATCCAAAATATGAGACTTCACCTTCCAACCAGACCTGTGATGCTGTCGACACATCAGCCAGCACTTTCTTTATGGTGGTCTACAGTCTGCTGTTTGTTGTAAGTGTCAAATCTTCAGACTGTGCTCTGTTATACACTGGTTGAAGTTTTCATGAACTGTTCCTGTTGAGTCTGAAGGTGCATGTACCAAAGTCTTCTTTCCATCATCTCTGTGTCATGTTCAGGTGGGTCTACCTCTCAATGGCTTCGTCATAAAGTTCTACTGTTGTCAAGCTCAGCAGCAGGCATCGAGCAGCTTGAAGGTCTTCCTGAAAAACCTGACAGCTGCCGACTTtctgctctgtctctctctgccaCTGCGCATCGGCCACTATAGAAGCAGATCTATGATCATTTGGCAGCTCTACTGCAGCTTTGGAGCCTCTGCCTTCTACCTCAACATGTGTGCCAGCATCATATTCATGGGGTACATCGCTGCCAACAGGTAAGAAACCTTTACTGATTTCAGACTGCAGTTCATGATAGTGTTGTTGACTACAAACCATGCACTCCTGATGGAAGCATGAATGATTTCTGAAGGTTTGACAGCACTGTGACTGATCAGTGAAGTTGTCTACTGCCtccttcctcttctctctcaGGTATCTGAAGATTGTTGATCCTTCACGAACTCGTGTCCTGCAGACAGTGCGGACTGCCCGCATCATCTCCATGATCACCTGGATTTTTCTCGTGACTACAGGAATTATTTTCATCATCCTGTTTTTCATCACTCATAAATCTCTGCCTTCTAGTATCAGCCGCTGTGTTCTCATCTTTAGTCCACTGGTCACCATGTCCTTCAAAATCATTCAGGCTTTGTGTGTTGTTACTTTCCTCGTGGTCTTCATATCCCTGGTCTTCTTCTACTACAGCATCTCCCACAGGGTGTTGCAGGCACACCAGAGGCAGCTGGCCTCCTCTGGCTCAGAGAAGCTCTTGAAGTCTCGCAGGAACATGTTGGTGCTGGTCAGcatcttttgtgtttgttttgcccCATTTTACCTGGTTCGACTACCCTCAGCTTTTCTGTGGAGCAGCTGTTCTGTGGGTCCAGCGTTGTACTACCTGCAGGAGGTGACCACCATGGTTGCAGCTTTCAACGTCTGTCTGGACCCTCTTGTTTACTTTTTCCTCTGTAAGACTTTTCATACTCAGGTGAGAATGGCATTCAGGAGGACCAACATCCAACAAGCAAATGAGGAAAGTGAGTAGCAGCTGGACATCATTATCtcaacaacaaaccaaaccagTGAATTGTAAAGAAAactttgttgggttttttgagAGTCATTTGAGGTTTTTGAGGCTTATTGATCCAAAGTCCAAAGCTCAACCTACCACAAACATTCTCCCACAGACACCACCAGTGtttatgtgggtttttttttttttaacacatattaaaatgaactttttgctgttaaaaaagtaaaaaccttTTGTTAAATTTTGCAAGCCAGATAGATGAAGGATAGATAAGATGGCAGTGAACATCATATGATTAAAGATCAACTTGAATGGATAGCCCTAGTATTAAGATTTGACATCCAGTGAGGGTCTTGATTTGTCTTCTGTGAGATGAGCAGTTTAGAAGATCTCTAAGAGGTTCACAGAGACAGTAAAAGGGGGAACCAAAGTCCAACCTGTGAATTGATTTGggattttttgtctttttcatctGCTCATTGTTGCCGTGTTAGATGGTTAATTTTAAGAATAATTCCTTTATGAAGTGAGAAACACAGAGTAAAAAGTTCCAGCATGCTTAATTTACTTGCAAGGAAGCAAAAGCATACTCAGTGAACATCTATGCTAGTGCTCACCAGGGTATTCccacaagtttcatttatacacTTCTTCCAATATTAGTCTAGGAAAAGATACAGAAGGACAGATTTAGAGAAACTAAAAGACAAAGAGTGATACGTCTCTTTAGCTTACTGTTAACGGATGTTGTATAGCTTTAATTCTTCTCAGTAGGCTAGCCTCCATCGGTCTCTCCCATACTCCACTagcctggtttaaatcatacctgTCTGATCGCACTCAGTTCATTCAACTCAAATCCTTTACTTCTCAGCCCTTTCCTCTGACCACTGGTGTGCCCCAGGGATCTGTCCTGGGGCCCCTTCTTTTCATTATCTACCTTCTACCGCTTGGACATATTTTCCGTAAATACAATAtccattttcactgttatgccgatgacacccagctttatctgtccactaaacctgattctgctcttcccccatcctccctcaccctctgcttagctgaactaaattcatggttctcttctaattttcttaaactcaatagtaataaatccgagCTCCTCTTAGTAGGCACTAAATCAACATTATCCAGAACCAACAGTTTCTCTATTACTATCAATAACTACTTGGTCTCcatttcttcctctgtgaaaagTTTGGGTGTCATCCTCGACAGTACTTTATCTTTCaattcacacattaataatgtcactcggtctgcatattttcaattgcgcaacattaatcgtctccgtccttttctcacc
The sequence above is a segment of the Oreochromis aureus strain Israel breed Guangdong linkage group 3, ZZ_aureus, whole genome shotgun sequence genome. Coding sequences within it:
- the LOC120434533 gene encoding P2Y purinoceptor 14-like translates to MTSSLDQTYDVDETSINPYFMAVYSLVFLVGLLLNGFTLKVYLCRDWPRVSNSLMVYLKNLTAADFLLCLCLPLRITYYASSSPIIRRLYCSFGASALFINMYASILFMGYIAANRYLRIIHPSGTHMLQTVQTARIISVITWKPLTFNPSRCVHLFTPSVSLLFRILHTFSAFIFLLVFISLVFFYYSISRRVLQAQQTQLASSGTEKLLKSRRNMLVLVSIFCVCFVPYHLVRLPFVFLWSNDSVGPVLFYLKEVTTMVSVFNICLDPLVYFFLSNTFWDKVRKARAQHTTRNKENESRRDKLDIITLEPVTSTS